Proteins found in one Tamandua tetradactyla isolate mTamTet1 chromosome 1, mTamTet1.pri, whole genome shotgun sequence genomic segment:
- the COXFA4 gene encoding cytochrome c oxidase subunit NDUFA4, with the protein MDCDVLGLQTFFFFLSVLEASPANMLRQILGQAKKHPSLIPLFVFIGAGGTGAALYVLRLAMFNPDVSWDRKNNPEPWNKMAPNEQYKFYSVNVDYNKLKKEGPDF; encoded by the exons ATGGACTGCGACGTCTTGGGCCTGcagactttcttcttctttctttccgtACTAGAGGCCTCACCCGCAAACATGTTACGCCAGATCCTCGGTCAGGCCAAGAAGCACCCGAGC TTGATTCCCCTCTTTGTATTTATTGGAGCTGGAGGTACTGGAGCAGCACTATATGTGTTACGTCTGGCAATGTTCAATCCAGATGTCAG ttggGACAGAAAGAATAACCCAGAACCCTGGAACAAAATGGCTCCTAATGAGCAGTACAAG ttcTACTCAGTGAATGTGGATTACAACAAACTGAAGAAGGAAGGCCCAGACTTCTAA